One stretch of Thermococcus sp. 21S9 DNA includes these proteins:
- a CDS encoding glycosyltransferase family 4 protein — MESLKIALVSDWYYPKLGGVAVHMHDLALYLRGLGHEVAIITNDRETGKEAELKREGIDLIKVPGYTLGSVGINMSVFSHNATSMIPYIKDYEVVHGQHAFTPLALKAVSAGRKVGKATLITTHSINYENSSAIRALARMTFPYFRYYLRNPHRVIAVSKASREFIKLFTRVPVEVIQNGVNVEFFDVPLSKEEAKEKLGLGERVILYVGRLEPRKGVSTLINAMRHVDGTLLIAGQGSMLPLLRERAKLLGVADRVRFLGMVEYSKLPLLYRASDVFVLPSLSEAFGIVLLEAMASGTPVIGTRVGGIPEIIDGCGLLVPPGNARELANAINLVLGNQSVERRLGRLGKRRVERVYDWNVVVRRIVALYREVLDEVAENG; from the coding sequence ATGGAGAGCCTTAAAATCGCGCTAGTGAGCGACTGGTACTACCCAAAGCTCGGTGGCGTCGCGGTTCACATGCACGACCTCGCGCTCTACCTGCGGGGACTTGGACACGAGGTCGCTATAATCACGAACGACCGCGAGACGGGCAAGGAGGCCGAGCTGAAGAGGGAGGGGATAGATTTAATCAAGGTTCCCGGGTACACCCTCGGGAGCGTCGGCATAAACATGAGCGTATTCTCCCACAACGCGACGAGTATGATTCCTTACATAAAGGATTACGAGGTCGTTCACGGGCAACACGCCTTCACTCCCCTGGCGCTTAAAGCCGTCTCCGCAGGGAGAAAGGTGGGGAAAGCAACCCTAATCACGACGCACAGCATTAACTACGAGAACTCCTCCGCAATACGCGCCCTTGCCAGGATGACCTTCCCCTATTTCAGGTACTACCTCCGCAACCCCCACAGGGTAATCGCCGTAAGCAAGGCATCAAGGGAGTTCATAAAACTTTTCACCCGGGTTCCCGTCGAGGTAATCCAGAACGGGGTTAACGTCGAGTTCTTTGACGTCCCCCTCTCAAAGGAGGAAGCCAAGGAGAAGCTGGGCCTTGGGGAGAGGGTTATCCTCTACGTGGGTAGACTTGAACCGAGAAAGGGTGTTAGCACGCTCATCAACGCAATGAGGCACGTGGATGGAACCCTCCTGATAGCAGGTCAGGGGAGCATGCTTCCCCTCCTAAGGGAGAGGGCAAAGCTCCTCGGGGTTGCTGACAGGGTCAGGTTTCTCGGCATGGTCGAGTACTCGAAGCTCCCCTTACTGTACCGCGCGAGCGACGTCTTCGTCCTTCCGAGCCTGAGCGAGGCCTTTGGAATAGTCCTGCTTGAGGCAATGGCCAGCGGGACGCCCGTCATCGGAACGAGGGTCGGCGGAATCCCCGAGATAATCGACGGCTGTGGTCTGCTCGTCCCGCCCGGGAACGCCCGGGAGCTCGCCAACGCAATAAACCTCGTTCTTGGCAACCAGAGCGTTGAGAGACGCCTCGGCCGTCTCGGGAAGAGGAGGGTCGAGAGGGTCTACGACTGGAACGTCGTCGTGAGGAGGATAGTGGCGCTCTACCGGGAGGTTCTCGATGAGGTGGCGGAGAATGGCTAA
- a CDS encoding polysaccharide deacetylase family protein: MAKVVILTFDVEHDCPPFAETRMGMEEGLPRVMDLLEEFEIRGTFLFTGRIAEEFPELAGRAGKKHELGCHGLEHERFDRLSFEEAKRRLEEAKEILSRFSEPVSFRAPNFQFPDSYYRILAELGFRVDSTKARHKGWRKGVTEINGVLEVPATTTSIVTRLPWGIQERFHRKFESPIVYIFHPWEFVRMPKRLRPDCWFGTGEGALEKLRKLIEFHLDNDARFLTLREFYEGYQKLKRG; the protein is encoded by the coding sequence ATGGCTAAGGTGGTGATTCTGACCTTCGACGTTGAACACGACTGTCCCCCCTTTGCGGAAACCAGAATGGGCATGGAAGAGGGTCTTCCTCGCGTCATGGACCTCCTTGAGGAGTTTGAAATTCGGGGAACGTTCCTATTCACCGGCAGAATCGCGGAGGAATTCCCGGAGCTGGCGGGGCGCGCTGGAAAAAAGCATGAACTCGGCTGTCACGGTCTTGAACACGAACGCTTCGACAGGCTTTCCTTTGAGGAGGCGAAGCGCAGGCTTGAAGAGGCTAAAGAGATTCTCTCCCGCTTTTCCGAGCCAGTTTCTTTCCGCGCCCCCAACTTCCAGTTTCCAGATAGCTACTACCGCATCCTGGCCGAGCTCGGCTTTAGGGTTGACTCGACCAAGGCTCGCCACAAGGGCTGGCGCAAAGGAGTTACCGAAATCAACGGCGTTCTCGAAGTTCCCGCCACGACGACCTCTATAGTTACTCGCCTCCCGTGGGGGATACAGGAGAGGTTTCACCGGAAGTTTGAGAGTCCAATCGTGTATATCTTCCATCCCTGGGAGTTCGTGAGGATGCCCAAGCGCTTGAGGCCCGACTGCTGGTTCGGGACCGGAGAAGGTGCCCTTGAAAAGCTCAGGAAGTTGATTGAGTTCCACCTCGATAACGATGCGAGATTTTTAACGCTCCGGGAGTTCTACGAGGGATACCAAAAGCTTAAACGTGGGTGA
- the amrS gene encoding AmmeMemoRadiSam system radical SAM enzyme: MKEALYWEPLEEGKVRCKLCPLNCIINEGKRGSCKIRKNIGGKLYTLNYGKVSAIGADPVEKKPLFHFWPGSCALSISSVGCNMHCKHCQNWEISQADESFPYLHDMTPEMVVAIAKRYGCESIAYTYNEPVIWYEFVLDTAKLAKKEGIYNLLITNGYINEEPFRELAPYIDAMNIDIKAFSDEFYMKIAGVPSGEPSRRTTVIAKKEFGIHVELTYLIIPTLNDREEEIRAFARWVVNELGDDTPVHFSRFFPHYKLLHLPPTPLETIEMAYRVAKEEGLKFVYIGNVPGHPGEHTYCPKCGKPLIVRYGFEITEYNITEDGRCKYCGERIPIVGTYKKRRYPGMWW, translated from the coding sequence ATGAAGGAGGCCCTTTACTGGGAGCCCTTGGAGGAAGGTAAGGTTCGCTGTAAGCTCTGTCCCCTCAACTGCATCATAAACGAGGGCAAGCGGGGTTCCTGTAAGATTAGGAAGAACATCGGCGGAAAACTCTACACGCTCAACTACGGCAAGGTTTCGGCAATCGGAGCCGACCCTGTTGAGAAGAAACCGCTCTTCCACTTCTGGCCCGGCTCGTGCGCACTCTCGATAAGCTCTGTCGGCTGTAACATGCACTGCAAGCACTGTCAGAACTGGGAGATAAGCCAGGCCGATGAGAGTTTCCCCTATCTCCACGACATGACGCCCGAGATGGTCGTTGCAATAGCGAAGCGCTACGGCTGTGAGAGCATAGCCTACACCTACAACGAGCCCGTAATCTGGTACGAGTTCGTCCTCGACACTGCTAAACTTGCGAAGAAGGAAGGAATTTACAACCTCCTCATCACCAACGGCTACATCAACGAGGAGCCGTTTAGAGAGCTCGCGCCCTACATAGATGCGATGAACATCGACATCAAAGCCTTCAGCGACGAGTTCTACATGAAGATAGCCGGAGTTCCGAGCGGTGAGCCGAGCAGGAGGACGACAGTTATAGCGAAGAAAGAGTTTGGAATCCACGTCGAGCTGACCTACCTCATAATCCCGACGCTCAACGATAGGGAGGAAGAGATACGGGCATTCGCCCGCTGGGTTGTCAACGAACTCGGCGACGACACGCCGGTGCACTTCTCGCGCTTCTTCCCACACTACAAGCTCCTCCACCTTCCGCCGACACCGCTCGAGACGATAGAGATGGCCTACCGCGTAGCTAAAGAAGAGGGTTTAAAGTTCGTCTACATCGGCAACGTGCCGGGTCATCCGGGTGAGCACACCTACTGCCCCAAGTGTGGAAAGCCTTTAATAGTCCGCTATGGCTTTGAGATTACCGAGTACAATATCACCGAGGACGGAAGGTGTAAGTACTGCGGTGAGAGAATCCCGATAGTTGGCACCTATAAGAAAAGGCGCTATCCGGGGATGTGGTGGTGA
- a CDS encoding S-layer protein, translating into MKVKKIAALAVGAAMIGATIGFASATTDVQKIPKSFFVNSDGTPNVKIVVGSNAAAMDVASAADIAVALGSLLYTTKQVEAQNAYVKIKEVIPPATEAMWTIYAYNYTTITEDHGVTNITEWATSYDQLPGDYWYNGAAFTANYTEWESNFNVPVTLTGKDKAGDYSVDWHVTIANPELKSIDPAEWNMTAPPKKADLVVEPGKLNILVDYVLYNYSVTTTETTYEGEPEWGVKEVTTTTTNYYIGDAEEVAANGGTIVQEVFPGVSAGMDFTVFGKEYHVLEVGNGTFTAGMIPSDNPMWYEIGQSKTIPGTNWVVTVLDINLQETRALVIVKDAATGAQTGQVILDKDAPKYFVEENGQVYAYDSLADAGYKADLVLTLEDTFVGIDNHIIASISAEYDIETLGPVFHPADGWNATISTALKDGVWYITNITLVNDKTLEGNPIDVFGVYDLAYKYVEKAYDKYYNPAIDDFVYAPEGEHYIVAYAYICLKEKEGQVIEKELKVGDTIPDTDYTVEGIYADNIVIKPVTEPIVYMDYEINVSDPGSNLILVGGPVANSVTKYLVEHNISKVDWYNSPGDVEYLQKALGGYDVVIVAGATRNETRVAAEKLMKYIAELAKE; encoded by the coding sequence ATGAAGGTGAAGAAGATCGCGGCACTTGCTGTTGGTGCCGCAATGATTGGCGCCACCATCGGCTTCGCCAGCGCCACTACCGATGTTCAGAAGATACCGAAGAGCTTCTTCGTCAACTCTGACGGTACCCCGAACGTTAAAATCGTGGTTGGAAGCAACGCTGCTGCTATGGACGTTGCGAGCGCCGCTGACATAGCTGTCGCCCTTGGAAGCCTGCTCTACACCACCAAGCAGGTTGAGGCTCAGAACGCTTACGTTAAGATTAAGGAGGTCATCCCGCCGGCCACCGAGGCCATGTGGACCATTTACGCTTACAACTACACCACCATAACCGAGGACCACGGTGTTACCAACATAACCGAGTGGGCTACCAGCTACGACCAGCTTCCGGGTGACTACTGGTACAACGGTGCCGCTTTCACCGCCAACTACACCGAGTGGGAGAGCAACTTCAACGTTCCGGTCACCCTCACCGGCAAGGACAAGGCTGGTGACTACAGCGTTGACTGGCACGTCACCATCGCCAACCCCGAGCTCAAGAGCATTGACCCCGCTGAGTGGAACATGACCGCTCCGCCGAAGAAGGCCGACCTCGTTGTCGAGCCGGGCAAGCTCAACATCCTCGTTGACTACGTCCTCTACAACTACAGCGTTACCACCACCGAGACCACCTACGAGGGCGAGCCCGAGTGGGGTGTCAAGGAGGTCACCACCACTACCACCAACTACTACATCGGCGACGCTGAGGAGGTTGCCGCCAACGGCGGTACCATCGTCCAGGAGGTCTTCCCGGGCGTCAGCGCCGGTATGGACTTCACCGTCTTCGGTAAGGAGTACCACGTCCTCGAGGTCGGCAACGGCACCTTCACCGCCGGTATGATACCCTCCGACAACCCGATGTGGTACGAGATTGGCCAGAGCAAGACCATTCCGGGAACCAACTGGGTCGTCACCGTCCTTGACATCAACCTCCAGGAGACCAGGGCCCTTGTCATAGTCAAGGATGCCGCCACCGGCGCCCAGACCGGCCAGGTCATCCTCGACAAGGACGCTCCGAAGTACTTCGTCGAGGAGAACGGCCAGGTCTACGCCTACGACAGCCTCGCTGACGCCGGCTACAAGGCTGACCTCGTGCTCACCCTCGAGGACACCTTCGTCGGTATCGACAACCACATCATCGCGAGCATCTCCGCTGAGTACGACATCGAGACCCTTGGTCCGGTCTTCCACCCGGCCGACGGCTGGAACGCTACCATCAGCACCGCCCTCAAGGACGGCGTCTGGTACATCACCAACATAACCCTTGTCAACGACAAGACCCTCGAGGGCAACCCGATTGACGTCTTCGGCGTCTACGACCTTGCCTACAAGTACGTCGAGAAGGCCTACGACAAGTACTACAACCCGGCCATCGACGACTTCGTCTACGCTCCTGAGGGAGAGCACTACATAGTCGCCTACGCCTACATCTGCCTCAAGGAGAAGGAGGGCCAGGTCATCGAGAAGGAGCTCAAGGTTGGCGACACCATACCTGACACCGACTACACCGTCGAGGGCATCTACGCCGACAACATCGTCATCAAGCCCGTCACCGAGCCGATTGTCTACATGGACTACGAGATTAACGTTAGCGACCCCGGAAGCAACCTCATCCTCGTTGGTGGCCCGGTTGCCAACAGCGTCACCAAGTACCTCGTCGAGCACAACATCAGCAAGGTTGACTGGTACAACAGCCCCGGTGACGTTGAGTACCTCCAGAAGGCCCTTGGTGGCTACGACGTCGTCATCGTCGCCGGTGCCACCAGGAACGAGACCAGGGTCGCCGCTGAGAAGCTCATGAAGTACATCGCCGAGCTCGCGAAGGAGTGA
- a CDS encoding radical SAM protein, which produces MRIVLIDGYTDEPAGLGVPPYLGIYPRYAYGAIKKARKDAQVFYLTIDDLRATFLGERGIETRNKTPNFPKTKEILEKADLVVYIGGLHTPGKYLSAVPGSVEEVARFIRDVKATKILGGPAFMGSASMGGVKITSRELQLAEGVFDHIVYGDLEAFLFDYLTNPKDADPLRFRDYNELRDYAIIGAEVVKQFPDYPDFVIVEIETQRGCPKAMGIGGCSFCTEPVRYKTVEDRPIEDVVAEVEALYNLGVRHFRVGRQSCIFSYMARPNGRVPVPNPDAIERLFAGIRAVAPDVKTLHVDNANPAVIANYPEESVRIAKALIKYGTPGNVVAFGLESADPRVAKLNNLNATAEETYEAVKILNEVGAKRGYNGMPWLLPGINIIFGLPGETKKSYEITFQFLKRLLDDGLMVRRINIRQVVVFPGTPLWHMRNKVRTEKHKRLIQHYRHKIRHEIDLPMLKRIVPVGTVLRDVRAEVFDNGLTYGRQIGSYPLIVGIPKEVPLNRFYDVLIVDHGFRSITGIPVPVNVNRESPKVLQLIPGIGKKTATRILAKRPFRDEDEFFRIIGEDKREILEGKISL; this is translated from the coding sequence ATGCGGATAGTGCTGATAGACGGCTACACCGATGAGCCGGCGGGTCTTGGCGTTCCACCATACCTTGGAATCTACCCCAGATACGCCTACGGAGCGATAAAGAAGGCCCGAAAGGACGCTCAGGTGTTTTACCTGACGATTGATGACCTGCGAGCAACCTTCCTCGGCGAGCGAGGTATAGAGACGAGGAACAAGACTCCCAACTTTCCAAAGACCAAGGAGATTCTGGAGAAGGCCGATTTGGTGGTCTACATCGGTGGTCTGCACACCCCCGGGAAATACCTCTCCGCCGTTCCTGGAAGTGTTGAGGAAGTGGCGCGCTTCATAAGGGACGTAAAGGCGACCAAAATCCTCGGAGGACCGGCATTCATGGGTTCGGCCTCGATGGGAGGCGTTAAAATCACGAGCCGGGAGCTTCAACTTGCTGAGGGCGTTTTTGACCACATCGTCTACGGCGACCTTGAGGCTTTTCTCTTTGACTACCTAACCAACCCGAAGGATGCCGACCCCCTCAGGTTCAGGGATTATAACGAATTACGCGATTATGCGATTATTGGGGCAGAGGTCGTGAAGCAGTTTCCCGATTACCCCGACTTTGTCATCGTGGAGATTGAAACCCAGCGTGGCTGTCCGAAGGCGATGGGCATAGGGGGCTGTTCCTTCTGCACCGAGCCAGTTCGCTATAAAACCGTTGAGGATAGGCCAATCGAGGACGTTGTCGCCGAAGTGGAAGCCCTTTACAACCTCGGCGTAAGGCACTTTAGGGTTGGAAGGCAGAGCTGTATATTCTCTTACATGGCGAGGCCGAACGGACGCGTTCCGGTTCCCAATCCCGATGCAATAGAGAGGCTCTTCGCCGGAATCCGCGCGGTCGCCCCGGACGTTAAAACGCTCCACGTGGACAACGCGAATCCAGCAGTCATAGCCAACTACCCGGAGGAGAGCGTTAGGATTGCGAAGGCACTCATAAAGTACGGGACGCCGGGCAACGTCGTGGCTTTTGGCCTTGAGAGTGCCGACCCAAGGGTTGCCAAGCTGAACAACCTGAACGCAACGGCGGAGGAGACATACGAAGCCGTGAAGATTCTCAACGAAGTTGGAGCTAAAAGGGGCTACAACGGAATGCCCTGGCTCCTGCCGGGGATAAACATCATCTTCGGCCTGCCGGGCGAGACGAAGAAGAGCTACGAGATAACCTTCCAGTTCCTCAAGAGGCTCCTCGACGATGGCCTCATGGTGAGGAGGATAAACATAAGGCAGGTCGTCGTCTTCCCGGGAACGCCCCTGTGGCATATGCGGAACAAGGTCAGGACTGAAAAGCACAAACGGCTAATTCAGCACTACCGGCACAAGATAAGGCACGAGATTGACCTGCCGATGCTCAAGAGGATTGTTCCCGTTGGAACGGTGCTAAGGGACGTTCGGGCGGAAGTCTTTGACAACGGCCTGACCTACGGGAGGCAGATAGGGAGCTATCCACTTATAGTTGGGATTCCAAAGGAGGTTCCATTAAATCGCTTTTACGACGTCCTCATAGTGGACCACGGCTTCAGGAGCATAACAGGAATTCCTGTCCCGGTAAACGTTAACCGTGAGAGTCCGAAAGTCCTACAGCTTATTCCTGGAATCGGAAAGAAGACCGCAACCAGAATTCTCGCGAAGAGGCCCTTTAGGGATGAGGATGAGTTCTTCAGGATTATCGGGGAAGATAAAAGGGAAATCCTTGAGGGAAAAATCAGCCTGTAG
- a CDS encoding rubrerythrin — MEGGAVPDWADEVLRELARLGPKEVLSHLIAQELKRAELYYELYEMSGEVTWDQRVPRLFKRLYENSLRRAEEYVKLFRELFPEESPEPPKIDAPGPRILKDRLWKLVYSGNVGEIIEYLIQLEDLSERILTRLEHSLSGNEEVKHVINSVRAIENTNWELLRELYRELTGEEPL, encoded by the coding sequence ATGGAAGGGGGAGCAGTTCCCGACTGGGCTGACGAAGTTCTAAGGGAATTGGCCAGGCTTGGCCCGAAGGAGGTTTTGTCCCACCTCATTGCTCAGGAGCTCAAGAGGGCCGAGCTCTACTACGAGCTTTATGAGATGAGCGGTGAAGTAACGTGGGACCAGAGGGTTCCGAGACTCTTTAAGCGCCTCTACGAAAACTCCCTCAGGCGGGCTGAGGAGTACGTTAAGCTCTTCCGTGAGCTCTTTCCTGAGGAGTCCCCGGAACCACCTAAGATTGATGCTCCAGGTCCGAGGATTCTAAAGGATAGGCTCTGGAAGCTTGTTTACTCTGGCAACGTCGGCGAAATCATAGAATACCTGATTCAGCTTGAAGACCTTTCAGAGAGAATTCTCACGAGGCTTGAACACTCTCTTAGCGGGAATGAAGAGGTCAAGCACGTCATCAACAGTGTAAGAGCCATTGAAAACACGAACTGGGAACTTCTGAGGGAGCTCTACCGCGAGCTCACTGGCGAGGAGCCCCTATAA
- the rsmA gene encoding 16S rRNA (adenine(1518)-N(6)/adenine(1519)-N(6))-dimethyltransferase RsmA: MRDELFSLIYKYNLRPNRDLGQNFLIVPDIIERNVERAELSERDVVLEIGPGLGVLTKELARRAGKVYAIEKDRRIIEILRSEYSWPNVELIEGDAVKVEWPEFNKMVSNLPYQISSPVTFKLLKHEFDRAVLIYQLEFAERMVAKPGDKNYSRLSLMVQAKANVELVERIGKGAFWPRPKVDSAVVVIEPRLRDERIELDENLVKALFQHRRSTVASALKKSAHMLGIDKRKLKEIRNLLNSVPHSDKRVFQLNPAEVKEIEERLRTEGVIGAPRQ, encoded by the coding sequence ATGAGGGACGAGCTCTTCTCCCTTATTTACAAGTACAACCTCAGACCCAACCGCGACCTCGGTCAGAACTTTCTAATAGTGCCCGATATCATTGAGAGAAACGTTGAGAGGGCCGAGCTGAGCGAACGCGATGTCGTTCTCGAAATAGGGCCTGGTCTGGGCGTTCTCACGAAGGAGCTCGCCAGGAGGGCGGGAAAGGTCTACGCCATCGAGAAGGACAGGCGGATAATAGAGATTCTGAGGAGTGAATACTCTTGGCCCAACGTTGAGCTCATCGAGGGGGACGCAGTTAAGGTCGAGTGGCCTGAATTCAACAAGATGGTCTCCAATCTGCCATATCAGATTTCCTCGCCGGTGACATTCAAGCTCCTAAAGCATGAGTTCGACCGGGCGGTTTTGATTTATCAGCTTGAGTTCGCCGAGAGGATGGTGGCGAAACCTGGGGATAAGAACTACTCGCGCCTCTCGCTGATGGTTCAGGCGAAGGCCAACGTTGAGCTCGTCGAGAGGATTGGCAAAGGCGCCTTCTGGCCGAGACCGAAGGTTGATTCGGCCGTCGTCGTAATCGAGCCAAGACTGAGGGACGAGCGGATAGAGCTCGACGAGAACCTCGTCAAAGCCCTTTTCCAGCACAGGAGAAGCACGGTCGCTTCGGCCCTCAAGAAGTCGGCCCACATGCTCGGGATTGATAAGAGAAAGCTCAAGGAAATACGGAACCTGCTGAACTCCGTCCCACATTCCGATAAAAGAGTCTTTCAGCTTAATCCTGCCGAAGTTAAGGAGATTGAAGAGCGCCTGAGGACAGAGGGGGTTATAGGGGCTCCTCGCCAGTGA
- a CDS encoding DUF655 domain-containing protein: MDRYRRHSYRESLEKKRRNLEYEEYAYVLDYLPEGYLDISTGRRSGKPVAQVLGEKAFTLLEVTPKEDLMLYERVFIGKGNRDKILLINKKITYNDLTDTAKAELPYVVEEIVKNNEERFVQFFNVAPPITNRLHSLELLPGIGKKHMWEIIEERQREPFKSFEDLRKRVKGLPDPVKMIAKRIVDELQDKDRYKLFVGHRRIFRG, from the coding sequence ATGGACAGGTACAGGAGACATTCTTACCGTGAAAGCCTCGAGAAGAAGAGGCGAAACCTTGAATATGAGGAGTACGCTTACGTGCTCGACTACCTTCCCGAGGGTTACCTCGATATCTCAACCGGCAGGCGAAGCGGGAAGCCAGTTGCTCAGGTGCTCGGTGAGAAGGCCTTCACCCTGCTTGAGGTTACTCCCAAGGAGGACCTCATGCTCTACGAGAGGGTTTTCATCGGCAAGGGGAACCGCGATAAAATCCTCCTCATCAACAAAAAGATAACCTACAACGACCTGACCGACACGGCCAAGGCCGAGCTTCCCTACGTCGTCGAGGAAATCGTCAAGAACAATGAAGAACGCTTCGTCCAGTTCTTCAACGTTGCCCCTCCGATAACCAATAGGCTCCACAGCCTTGAGCTCCTACCGGGCATAGGAAAGAAGCACATGTGGGAAATCATCGAAGAGAGGCAGAGGGAACCCTTCAAGAGCTTCGAGGACCTGAGGAAGCGTGTTAAGGGCCTCCCGGACCCGGTCAAGATGATAGCCAAAAGAATCGTTGATGAGCTCCAGGACAAGGACCGCTACAAGCTCTTTGTCGGCCACAGGAGGATTTTCAGGGGATGA
- a CDS encoding RNA polymerase Rpb4 family protein: MIGRKKLGEHYLTIAETKELLERRKEEGMEENPEEPMFYEARVSLEHAEKFAKLSPEKARELKEKLMELFDWIDERIASKITDILPEDYLDIRVIFAKEDYMPSPEEAEKIVKLVDEYRPLD; the protein is encoded by the coding sequence ATGATAGGCCGTAAAAAGCTCGGGGAGCACTACCTAACGATAGCTGAGACCAAGGAGCTCCTCGAGCGCAGGAAAGAAGAGGGCATGGAGGAAAACCCCGAGGAGCCGATGTTCTACGAGGCAAGGGTTAGCCTTGAGCATGCCGAGAAGTTCGCCAAGCTCAGCCCCGAGAAAGCGAGGGAGCTCAAGGAGAAGCTCATGGAGCTCTTTGACTGGATTGATGAGAGGATTGCCTCGAAGATAACTGACATCCTCCCCGAGGACTACCTTGATATCAGGGTCATCTTCGCGAAGGAGGACTACATGCCCTCACCGGAGGAGGCCGAGAAGATAGTCAAGCTCGTTGACGAATACCGGCCCCTCGATTGA
- a CDS encoding 50S ribosomal protein L21e translates to MVQKAHSFRRKTRGKLSKKPRKRGLPPLTRFLQEFEVGQKVHIVIEPSYHKGMPDPRFHGRTGTVVGKRGDAYIVQIRDGGKVKTFFIHPVHLRPQKG, encoded by the coding sequence ATGGTTCAGAAGGCGCACAGCTTTAGGAGGAAGACCAGAGGGAAGCTCAGCAAGAAGCCGAGAAAGAGGGGCCTTCCCCCGCTCACCAGGTTCCTTCAGGAGTTTGAGGTCGGGCAGAAGGTTCACATAGTCATCGAGCCGAGCTACCACAAGGGTATGCCCGACCCGAGGTTCCACGGAAGGACCGGAACCGTCGTCGGCAAGCGTGGCGACGCCTACATCGTCCAGATAAGGGACGGGGGCAAGGTTAAGACCTTCTTCATACACCCGGTTCACCTCAGACCACAGAAGGGATGA
- a CDS encoding CGP-CTERM sorting domain-containing protein, whose translation MSWRLLPAVFVALLTIGLVSSSTVILAPPEGMATYPEVIAGVGNDGAGGFIVVVPFNMTPNGTPVVPGAWVGDFYPNGSLKWGENVKGAPLHPSPRIIKATANGSILLIGQSDEGNHTDVWVIKLGEDGRLLWSKDYLLNVSPGWIMTVDDIVQAGNQILIATHVDSFRGEKQVTVPVVLALDGNGKPLWAGEYRIPHGPGELYSTAIGKVRDGYYLILHDERNWYYLRLDKEGNPIGAWRVTSSLNGFFIKSALSLGDTVYFLGGSSNGTVLGAIVGNSTIWAKLYTMIPEKTCTEKSENTTILSTSAFSTEPAPALTVSENYLLFQPTVVKAFKLTCDGGLNTTYAVIKTDTMGIVESSFVAVTEGKDVKEIVPLGDFGEPEGVSASGNSFIALWRRTTASGATLHFQGFAILSNLQSKPEGSVIGTYGFRVNVMPVNVELTLGPRATWEELGVKAVDELVTVEKTKEVPVRVVTTEGSPKRSICGPGIILLLTLLVALRRRK comes from the coding sequence ATGTCATGGAGGCTTCTCCCAGCGGTGTTTGTTGCATTGCTCACGATTGGCCTCGTCAGCAGTTCTACTGTCATACTTGCACCGCCAGAAGGTATGGCAACGTATCCAGAGGTGATAGCAGGTGTAGGGAACGATGGGGCCGGAGGCTTTATCGTCGTTGTCCCGTTCAACATGACCCCCAATGGAACGCCAGTGGTTCCGGGGGCCTGGGTAGGGGACTTCTACCCCAACGGCTCGCTTAAGTGGGGCGAGAACGTAAAAGGTGCCCCATTGCATCCCTCACCGAGAATTATCAAGGCAACCGCCAACGGCTCAATCCTTCTCATAGGACAGAGCGACGAGGGAAACCACACGGACGTCTGGGTGATTAAACTCGGGGAAGATGGAAGGCTCCTGTGGTCCAAGGATTACCTGCTCAACGTGAGTCCAGGCTGGATAATGACTGTTGACGACATTGTCCAAGCGGGAAACCAGATACTCATCGCGACCCACGTTGACAGTTTCAGGGGAGAAAAACAGGTTACGGTTCCAGTCGTCCTGGCACTCGACGGAAACGGGAAACCCCTCTGGGCCGGAGAGTACAGGATACCTCATGGCCCCGGGGAACTTTACAGCACGGCGATTGGAAAGGTTAGAGACGGATACTACCTGATACTGCACGATGAGAGGAACTGGTACTACCTAAGGCTCGATAAAGAGGGCAATCCCATCGGGGCGTGGAGGGTCACGAGTTCTCTCAATGGGTTCTTCATAAAATCGGCGCTCTCGCTGGGGGATACAGTCTACTTTCTCGGAGGTTCCTCGAACGGGACGGTTCTTGGGGCAATCGTCGGGAACTCCACCATATGGGCCAAGCTGTACACCATGATTCCTGAGAAAACCTGCACTGAAAAAAGTGAAAACACCACTATCCTGAGCACGAGTGCATTTTCAACAGAACCGGCACCGGCGCTGACCGTTTCAGAGAACTACCTCCTTTTCCAGCCGACTGTGGTCAAGGCGTTCAAGCTGACCTGTGACGGGGGACTTAACACCACCTACGCGGTCATCAAGACCGACACGATGGGAATAGTAGAGAGTAGCTTTGTAGCAGTTACAGAAGGGAAAGACGTGAAAGAGATTGTACCCCTTGGAGACTTTGGCGAACCAGAGGGGGTGAGCGCAAGCGGGAATTCCTTTATAGCCCTCTGGAGGAGAACAACGGCCTCTGGGGCAACACTGCACTTCCAGGGCTTTGCAATACTGTCCAACCTGCAATCAAAACCAGAGGGCTCCGTCATTGGAACGTACGGCTTCAGGGTCAACGTAATGCCAGTGAACGTTGAACTAACTCTTGGACCGAGGGCTACGTGGGAAGAACTCGGCGTGAAGGCAGTGGATGAACTGGTAACCGTCGAGAAGACAAAAGAAGTCCCGGTCAGAGTAGTCACCACAGAGGGCTCACCCAAGAGAAGCATCTGCGGGCCAGGGATTATTCTCCTCCTTACGCTCCTCGTTGCACTGAGGAGGCGTAAGTGA